Proteins from one Panicum virgatum strain AP13 chromosome 7K, P.virgatum_v5, whole genome shotgun sequence genomic window:
- the LOC120642457 gene encoding probable serine incorporator: protein MTVTKAGRAEPCGGGGGCEALRRQSLRARYAYGFVFFATNLLAWFIRDYGARALRGLHHVPVCGAGDSKCFQSGGVLRVSLGCFIFFWLMFATTFGTRKLHEARNSWHSGCWIPKSLVYVLSIGIPFIIPNIFIQLYGEIARLGAGIFLLLQLISMLHFISWCNKRWMPDPGSNQCGLFGLFLSTICYIASFAGIGVLYFLYVPNSSCVFNIFTITWTAILVKIMMAVSLHSKVNEGLLSSGIMSAYIVFLCWSALHSEPQTGKCHSHMKIAKDGDWATIVSFIIAICSIVMATFSTGIDTKSFQFRNDEVQLEEDTPYSYEIFHIVFAMGAMYFAMLFISWELNHPTRKWSIDVGWASTWVKIINEWFAASIYIWRLISPIVSRNQFVNDEGFVPHRPTV from the exons ATGACCGTGACCAAGGCAGGACGCGCGGAGCcgtgcgggggcggcggcgggtgcgagGCCCTGAGGCGGCAGTCCCTGCGGGCCCGGTACGCGTACGGGTTCGTCTTCTTCGCCACCAACCTGCTGGCCTGGTTCATCAGGGACTACGGGGCGAGGGCGCTCCGCGGCTTGCAcc ATGTGCCGGTCTGCGGGGCAGGGGACTCCAAGTGCTTCCAGTCCGGAGGAGTGCTTCGGGTGAGCTTGGGGTGCTTC ATATTTTTCTGGTTGATGTTTGCCACAACATTTGGAACTCGCAAACTCCATGAAGCTCGTAATTCATGGCATTCTGGATGCTGGATTCCGAAGTCTCTTGTGTATGTCCTGTCAATCGGCATCCCATTTATCATCcctaacatcttcatccaaCTTTATG GTGAAATCGCACGACTGGGTGCTGG GATATTTCTGCTCCTGCAGCTCATAAGCATGCTCCACTTCATATCATGGTGCAATAAACGTTGGATGCCAGATCCTGGATCAAATCAATG TGGCTTGTTTGGGTTATTCCTGTCAACCATCTGCTACATCGCTTCATTTGCTGGAATTGGTGTGCTGTATTTTCTGTATGTCCCAAACTCCTCGTGTGTGTTCAACATCTTCACTATTACATGGACAGCAATCTTGGTGAAGATAATGATGGCGGTGTCATTGCACTCTAAG GTTAACGAGGGTCTTCTGTCTTCTGGGATCATGAGTGCATATATTGTCTTCCTTTGTTGGTCTGCACTCCACAG TGAACCACAAACCGGGAAGTGCCACTCTCATATGAAAATTGCTAAGGATGGTGATTGGGCTACAATTGTT AGCTTCATTATCGCAATTTGTTCCATTGTGATGGCCACATTTTCTACTGGTATCGACACCAAATCTTTCCAA TTCCGGAATGATGAAGTACAATTGGAAGAGGACACTCCTTACAGCTATGAGATTTTCCACATTGTGTTTGCAATGGGAGCTATGTATTTTGCAATGTTGTTCATTAGCTGGGAGCTAAACCATCCCACAAGAAA GTGGAGCATAGATGTTGGATGGGCTAGCACATGGGTCAAGATCATCAATGAGTGGTTCGCAGCAAGCATATACA TTTGGAGGCTGATCTCCCCAATCGTATCGAGGAATCAATTTGTCAACGATGAAGGCTTCGTGCCACATAGGCCCACCGTATAG
- the LOC120642458 gene encoding sialyltransferase-like protein 3 has translation MASWTLLDAKGFHIRAPPRAGCFQLDLEGSGMKRQWGHPSVALPLLVALFMLLMFRCSLRHAQAPASRDGDAGDYVVDATLAELAAADPAAAAVLRDAEALLEGNLTRAPPEHRDAAVRRLRGWIAGQRFFDPGVMAELVDLIKRPIDRYAGAGRERDEQGRRPYASCAVVGNSGVLLAREHGALIDAHDLVVRLNNAPAGEEGSWLARHVGARTGLAFLNSNVLSRCAARGGRCRHCRAYGDRVPILTYMCSAAHFVEHAVCSAAPAAGAEAAAPVTVTDPRLDALCARLVKYYSLRRFVRETGRPAAEWATRHEEGMFHYSSGMQAVVAAAGVCGRVSVFGFGKDPGARHHYHTLQRGELDLHDYEAEYEFYRDLEARPEEIPFLRDSGFRLPPVVVYR, from the coding sequence ATGGCGTCGTGGACACTCCTCGATGCTAAAGGGTTTCACATCAGggcaccgccgcgcgccggctgCTTTCAGCTCGATCTGGAAGGTTCCGGGATGAAGAGGCAGTGGGGCCACCCGTCGGTCGCGCTCCCGCTCCTCGTCGCGCTGTTCATGCTACTCATGTTCCGGTGCTCCCTGCGCCACGCCCAGGCTCCTGCAagccgcgacggcgacgcggggGACTACGTCGTCGACGCCACGCTCGCGGAGCTGGCGGCCGcggacccggcggcggcggcggtgctgcgggACGCCGAGGCACTGCTCGAGGGGAACCTGACGCGGGCGCCACCGGAGCACCGTGACGCCGcggtgcgccgcctgcgcgGCTGGATCGCCGGGCAGCGGTTCTTCGACCCCGGCGTGATGGCGGAGCTCGTGGACCTCATCAAGCGGCCCATCGACCGGTacgccggggcggggcgggagCGGGACGAGCAGGGCCGCCGGCCGTACGCGTCGTGCGCCGTGGTGGGCAACAGCGGCGTCCTGCTGGCGCGGGAGCACGGCGCGCTCATCGACGCCCACGACCTGGTGGTCCGGCTCAACAACGCGCCCGCGGGGGAGGAGGGCAGCTGGCTCGCGCGCCACGTGGGCGCCCGGACCGGCCTCGCGTTCCTCAACAGCAACGTGCTGAGCCggtgcgcggcgcgcggcgggcgctGCCGGCACTGCCGCGCCTACGGCGACCGCGTGCCCATCCTCACCTACATGTGCAGCGCCGCGCACTTCGTGGAGCACGCGGTGTGCAGCGCCGCCCCGGCGGccggagcggaggcggcggcgccggtgaccGTGACGGACCCGCGGCTGGACGCGCTGTGCGCGCGGCTGGTCAAGTACTACTCGCTGCGCCGGTTCGTGCGGGAgacggggcggccggcggcggagtggGCCACGCGGCACGAGGAGGGCATGTTCCACTACTCGTCGGGGatgcaggcggtggtggccgccgcGGGGGTGTGCGGGCGGGTGTCCGTGTTCGGGTTCGGCAAGGACCCCGGCGCGCGGCACCACTACCACACGCTGCAGCGGGGCGAGCTGGACCTGCACGACTACGAGGCCGAGTACGAGTTCTACCGGGACCTCGAGGCCCGGCCGGAGGAGATACCCTTCCTCAGGGACTCCGGCTTCAGGCTGCCGCCGGTGGTGGTCTACCGATGA
- the LOC120642433 gene encoding UPF0481 protein At3g47200-like isoform X2, whose protein sequence is MSGVVVPKQAVDGIRDGRADAVVLIEPVDGAKNEQGPEPWQRLSTEAVAGSEERGCWSWVPREELSVPIGSNKLEKWSAACIYQVPTRIRDHSRGSYTPQLVSLGPFHHGEDHLLPMEEHKRRVLLHCLRRRGAKPLADFIEAMNGAADELESMYCDLPVEWSGEQNRGRFVETMIIDGYFMLEVIRMATGGLELCDYDANDPIFGVHAHVNTIPYVRRDMLLIENQLPLLALEKIVAVEGSKKLEAVKGGGLAINAMVLKFLSPSTQCPENLEGRLRLHPLDVFRYSRIQIQGGEEPFSTTGLPNVEDTPMLTPTGDISAMALHDAGVQLRMVSSKSVRSVRCAGRVLSLPILSVNELTEPIFLNLIAFERLHVRLTSFPVTGYVFFMSNVVKSVEDVSLLESKSIIRNALGNSQKVVQLFESLNADLHVYPKDSPLLEVHQRMETHCQAAWSMWRAYVARKYFRSPWAPISLAGSTFFLLMTVARNIYGLTQRRMMDEG, encoded by the exons ATGTCGGGTGTGGTTGTCCCTAAGCAAGCGGTTGATGGAATCCGGGATGGGCGAGCTGATGCTGTGGTGCTCATCGAGCCTGTTGACGGAGCGAAGAATGAACAAGGACCTGAACCATGGCAACGGCTCAGCACAG AGGCTGTTGCCGGCAGCGAAGAAAGAGGGTGTTGGAGCTGGGTACCGCGAGAGGAGTTGTCCGTCCCCATAGGATCCAACAAGCTGGAAAAATGGAGTGCGGCTTGCATCTACCAGGTCCCAACTCGCATCAGGGATCACAGCAGAGGCAGCTACACGCCGCAGCTGGTATCCTTGGGTCCTTTCCACCACGGCGAGGATCATCTCCTGCCCATGGAGGAGCACAAGCGGCGGGTGCTGCTGCACTGCCTCCGCCGGCGCGGAGCGAAGCCGCTGGCGGATTTCATCGAGGCCATGAACGGAGCGGCGGATGAGCTGGAATCCATGTACTGCGACCTGCCCGTGGAATGGTCCGGCGAGCAGAACCGCGGGCGGTTCGTGGAGACGATGATCATTGATGGGTACTTCATGCTGGAGGTCATCAGGATGGCAACTGGTGGGTTAGAGCTCTGTGACTATGACGCCAACGACCCCATCTTCGGCGTGCACGCCCATGTGAACACGATTCCCTACGTCCGGCGGGACATGCTCCTGATCGAGAACCAGCTGCCACTGCTCGCTCTGGAGAAGATCGTCGCCGTTGAGGGCAGCAAAAAACTAGAAGCG GTTAAAGGCGGAGGTCTTGCAATCAACGCGATGGTGCTAAAGTTCCTCTCCCCAAGCACCCAGTGCCCTGAGAACCTAGAAGGACGGCTACGGCTACACCCCCTGGACGTTTTCCGCTATAGCCGCATCCAAATCCAAGGCGGCGAGGAACCATTTTCCACTACCGGCCTGCCCAACGTCGAGGACACGCCGATGTTGACGCCGACCGGCGACATCTCGGCAATGGCTCTACACGATGCAGGTGTCCAGCTGAGGATGGTGAGCTCCAAGAGCGTCAGGAGCGTCAGGTGCGCCGGCCGCGTCCTAAGCCTACCGATACTGTCGGTGAACGAACTAACCGAGCCCATCTTCCTGAACCTGATCGCGTTCGAGCGTCTGCACGTCCGGCTCACGTCCTTCCCGGTCACCGGCTACGTCTTCTTCATGTCGAACGTGGTAAAGTCCGTGGAGGACGTGAGCCTGCTGGAGTCCAAGAGTATCATCAGGAACGCGCTGGGAAACAGCCAGAAGGTGGTGCAACTGTTTGAGAGCCTCAACGCTGACCTGCATGTGTATCCCAAGGACAGCCCGTTGCTGGAGGTGCACCAGCGGATGGAGACCCATTGCCAGGCGGCATGGAGCATGTGGCGGGCGTACGTTGCCCGAAAGTACTTCAGGAGCCCATGGGCGCCAATCTCCCTCGCGGGCAGTACCTTCTTCCTACTGATGACGGTCGCGCGCAACATCTACGGATTGACGCAGCGCAGGATGATGGACGAGGGCTGA
- the LOC120642433 gene encoding UPF0481 protein At3g47200-like isoform X1: MSGVVVPKQAVDGIRDGRADAVVLIEPVDGAKNEQGPEPWQRLSTEIEAVAGSEERGCWSWVPREELSVPIGSNKLEKWSAACIYQVPTRIRDHSRGSYTPQLVSLGPFHHGEDHLLPMEEHKRRVLLHCLRRRGAKPLADFIEAMNGAADELESMYCDLPVEWSGEQNRGRFVETMIIDGYFMLEVIRMATGGLELCDYDANDPIFGVHAHVNTIPYVRRDMLLIENQLPLLALEKIVAVEGSKKLEAVKGGGLAINAMVLKFLSPSTQCPENLEGRLRLHPLDVFRYSRIQIQGGEEPFSTTGLPNVEDTPMLTPTGDISAMALHDAGVQLRMVSSKSVRSVRCAGRVLSLPILSVNELTEPIFLNLIAFERLHVRLTSFPVTGYVFFMSNVVKSVEDVSLLESKSIIRNALGNSQKVVQLFESLNADLHVYPKDSPLLEVHQRMETHCQAAWSMWRAYVARKYFRSPWAPISLAGSTFFLLMTVARNIYGLTQRRMMDEG, translated from the exons ATGTCGGGTGTGGTTGTCCCTAAGCAAGCGGTTGATGGAATCCGGGATGGGCGAGCTGATGCTGTGGTGCTCATCGAGCCTGTTGACGGAGCGAAGAATGAACAAGGACCTGAACCATGGCAACGGCTCAGCACAG AAATAGAGGCTGTTGCCGGCAGCGAAGAAAGAGGGTGTTGGAGCTGGGTACCGCGAGAGGAGTTGTCCGTCCCCATAGGATCCAACAAGCTGGAAAAATGGAGTGCGGCTTGCATCTACCAGGTCCCAACTCGCATCAGGGATCACAGCAGAGGCAGCTACACGCCGCAGCTGGTATCCTTGGGTCCTTTCCACCACGGCGAGGATCATCTCCTGCCCATGGAGGAGCACAAGCGGCGGGTGCTGCTGCACTGCCTCCGCCGGCGCGGAGCGAAGCCGCTGGCGGATTTCATCGAGGCCATGAACGGAGCGGCGGATGAGCTGGAATCCATGTACTGCGACCTGCCCGTGGAATGGTCCGGCGAGCAGAACCGCGGGCGGTTCGTGGAGACGATGATCATTGATGGGTACTTCATGCTGGAGGTCATCAGGATGGCAACTGGTGGGTTAGAGCTCTGTGACTATGACGCCAACGACCCCATCTTCGGCGTGCACGCCCATGTGAACACGATTCCCTACGTCCGGCGGGACATGCTCCTGATCGAGAACCAGCTGCCACTGCTCGCTCTGGAGAAGATCGTCGCCGTTGAGGGCAGCAAAAAACTAGAAGCG GTTAAAGGCGGAGGTCTTGCAATCAACGCGATGGTGCTAAAGTTCCTCTCCCCAAGCACCCAGTGCCCTGAGAACCTAGAAGGACGGCTACGGCTACACCCCCTGGACGTTTTCCGCTATAGCCGCATCCAAATCCAAGGCGGCGAGGAACCATTTTCCACTACCGGCCTGCCCAACGTCGAGGACACGCCGATGTTGACGCCGACCGGCGACATCTCGGCAATGGCTCTACACGATGCAGGTGTCCAGCTGAGGATGGTGAGCTCCAAGAGCGTCAGGAGCGTCAGGTGCGCCGGCCGCGTCCTAAGCCTACCGATACTGTCGGTGAACGAACTAACCGAGCCCATCTTCCTGAACCTGATCGCGTTCGAGCGTCTGCACGTCCGGCTCACGTCCTTCCCGGTCACCGGCTACGTCTTCTTCATGTCGAACGTGGTAAAGTCCGTGGAGGACGTGAGCCTGCTGGAGTCCAAGAGTATCATCAGGAACGCGCTGGGAAACAGCCAGAAGGTGGTGCAACTGTTTGAGAGCCTCAACGCTGACCTGCATGTGTATCCCAAGGACAGCCCGTTGCTGGAGGTGCACCAGCGGATGGAGACCCATTGCCAGGCGGCATGGAGCATGTGGCGGGCGTACGTTGCCCGAAAGTACTTCAGGAGCCCATGGGCGCCAATCTCCCTCGCGGGCAGTACCTTCTTCCTACTGATGACGGTCGCGCGCAACATCTACGGATTGACGCAGCGCAGGATGATGGACGAGGGCTGA